A stretch of Sulfitobacter sp. THAF37 DNA encodes these proteins:
- a CDS encoding ABC transporter permease has protein sequence MIRLEKRPQPSRAVSLATPLLAVLATMVFGGLMFAVMGKDPVTSIITIFWQPLFGEFAFYYRPQLLIKGAPLVLIAIGLSLGFKAGIWNIGAEGQYIMGALFGAGVGLALYPLDSFIVFPLMVLAGAFGGWIWAMIPALLKVRFGTNEILVSLMLVYVAESLLASMSLGLLKNPEGFGFPGSRNLQQYESAFNADLIEGTGMHWGVVAALIAVILAYVLMTKHRLGFAIRVTGEAPRAARFSGVNPARLVLFCLGTSGLLAGLAGLFEVAGPAGQVTIDFNVGYGFTAIIVAFLGRLHPIGILLAGGLMALTYIGGDIAQSQLGLPAAAIQVFQGMLLFFLLALDVLTNYRLRLGKPEVA, from the coding sequence ATGATACGCCTGGAGAAGCGGCCCCAGCCCAGCCGCGCCGTTTCGCTGGCCACGCCGCTGCTGGCGGTGCTGGCAACGATGGTCTTTGGCGGATTGATGTTTGCCGTCATGGGCAAGGACCCGGTGACCTCGATCATCACCATCTTCTGGCAGCCGCTGTTCGGGGAGTTCGCGTTCTATTATCGCCCGCAGCTGCTGATCAAGGGCGCGCCGCTGGTGCTGATCGCCATCGGGCTGAGCCTGGGGTTCAAGGCGGGGATCTGGAACATCGGCGCCGAAGGTCAGTACATCATGGGTGCGCTGTTCGGCGCGGGGGTGGGGCTGGCGCTTTATCCACTGGACAGTTTCATCGTGTTTCCGCTGATGGTGCTGGCGGGGGCCTTTGGCGGATGGATCTGGGCGATGATCCCGGCGCTCCTGAAGGTCAGGTTCGGCACCAACGAGATTCTCGTGTCGCTGATGCTGGTCTACGTGGCTGAAAGCCTGCTTGCCTCGATGTCGCTGGGGCTGTTGAAGAACCCCGAGGGGTTCGGCTTTCCCGGGTCGCGGAACCTGCAGCAGTACGAGAGCGCCTTCAACGCCGATCTGATCGAGGGGACCGGCATGCACTGGGGCGTGGTCGCGGCGCTGATCGCGGTGATCCTGGCCTATGTGCTGATGACCAAGCACCGGCTGGGTTTTGCGATCCGCGTCACCGGAGAGGCGCCACGCGCCGCGCGCTTTTCCGGTGTGAACCCGGCGCGGCTGGTGTTGTTCTGCCTGGGCACATCGGGGCTGCTGGCCGGGCTGGCGGGGTTGTTCGAGGTCGCGGGACCGGCGGGGCAAGTGACCATTGATTTCAACGTCGGCTACGGGTTCACGGCGATCATCGTCGCGTTCCTCGGGCGGTTGCATCCGATCGGCATTCTGCTGGCGGGCGGGTTGATGGCGCTGACCTATATCGGCGGCGACATCGCCCAGTCGCAACTGGGCCTGCCGGCGGCGGCGATCCAGGTGTTCCAGGGGATGTTGCTGTTCTTTCTGCTGGCACTGGACGTGCTGACAAACTACCGGCTTCGGCTGGGCAAGCCGGAGGTAGCGTGA
- a CDS encoding ABC transporter permease, translating into MDLSAINPILFVAGFLVAATPLIFAATGELVVEKSGVLNLGVEGMMIIGAICGFAGAVETGSPLLGFAAAALGGALLSLLFAFLTQVTLANQVASGLALTLFGLGLSSLLGQPYVGVTPPRLPDVDLGLLADIPVVGPILFTHDIILYLGLVLVAAVWAVLKFTRAGLILRAVGESHDAAHALGYPVKRIRTLAIVFGGACAGIGGAYISLIRVPQWTEGMTAGIGWIALALVVFASWKPWRLLLGAYLFGGIDQLQLNLQGAGVAIPVEYLDMSPYVTTIVVLVILSRDKSAAPASLGRIFHASS; encoded by the coding sequence ATGGACCTGTCCGCGATTAACCCGATCCTCTTCGTCGCAGGCTTTCTCGTCGCGGCGACACCGCTGATCTTTGCCGCCACCGGAGAACTGGTGGTCGAGAAATCGGGCGTGCTGAACCTCGGGGTGGAGGGGATGATGATCATCGGCGCGATCTGCGGATTTGCAGGGGCGGTCGAAACCGGCTCCCCGCTGCTGGGATTCGCCGCCGCCGCCCTTGGCGGGGCGCTCTTGTCGCTGCTCTTTGCCTTCCTGACGCAGGTCACACTGGCCAACCAGGTCGCCTCCGGCCTTGCGCTCACGCTGTTCGGCCTTGGCCTGTCGTCGCTGCTGGGGCAGCCCTACGTCGGCGTCACCCCCCCGCGTCTGCCGGACGTCGACCTTGGCCTGCTGGCGGATATTCCGGTGGTCGGGCCGATCCTCTTTACCCATGACATCATCCTCTATCTGGGGCTGGTGCTTGTCGCCGCTGTCTGGGCGGTGCTGAAATTCACCCGCGCGGGGCTGATCCTGCGCGCGGTGGGCGAAAGCCATGATGCCGCGCATGCGCTGGGCTACCCGGTCAAGCGCATCCGGACGTTGGCAATCGTGTTCGGCGGCGCCTGCGCGGGCATAGGCGGGGCCTACATCAGCCTGATCCGGGTGCCGCAATGGACCGAAGGCATGACCGCCGGGATCGGGTGGATCGCGCTGGCCCTGGTGGTTTTTGCCAGCTGGAAACCCTGGCGGCTCTTGCTGGGTGCCTATCTTTTCGGCGGCATCGACCAGCTGCAGCTCAATCTGCAGGGCGCGGGGGTTGCCATTCCGGTGGAGTATCTGGACATGTCGCCATACGTTACCACGATTGTGGTTCTGGTGATTCTGAGCCGCGACAAATCTGCCGCGCCCGCCTCGCTCGGGCGTATCTTCCACGCCTCGTCCTAG
- a CDS encoding ABC transporter ATP-binding protein, with protein sequence MTDAPLLDLSGLTKAYPGVVANDDVSLRIAPGEVHALLGENGAGKSTLVKMIYGLVKPDAGRMRMHGAPFAPGDPHAARAAGVGMVFQHFSLFDALTVAENIALGMEDAPKLRALSRRIREVSETYGLPLAPDRVVGDLSAGERQRVEIIRCLLQEPRLLIMDEPTSVLTPQEVEILFKTLRKLSAEGTAILYISHKLEEIRALCDSATILRLGKVVGHCTPSETSARDMAEMMVGTVLKTPTRAGKAPGEVVLKLDRLSAKSPSAFGMPLREISLEVRTGEVLGIGGVAGNGQDELLAALSGETLSAPGMIAFQGRDIGVLGPTPRRAMGVLTAPEERLGHAAVPDMSLTENAMLTGAARESLDRGGLLDWGAARSFAERIIGTFDVRTPGPGNAARSLSGGNLQKFVIGREVLQRPDLLVVNQPTWGVDASAAAAIRQALLDLAEKGAAIVVISQDLDELMEISDRFAALNEGRLSPPRPAQGLTVEEIGLMMGGAHGMEVAHV encoded by the coding sequence ATGACCGACGCGCCGCTGCTGGACCTGTCAGGCCTGACGAAAGCCTATCCCGGCGTGGTCGCCAACGACGACGTATCGCTGCGCATCGCCCCCGGCGAGGTCCACGCGCTGCTGGGCGAGAACGGCGCGGGCAAGTCCACGCTGGTCAAGATGATCTACGGTCTGGTCAAGCCCGATGCCGGGCGGATGCGGATGCACGGCGCGCCCTTCGCCCCCGGCGATCCGCATGCGGCGCGGGCGGCGGGCGTGGGCATGGTGTTCCAGCACTTTTCGCTTTTCGACGCGCTGACCGTGGCCGAGAACATCGCGCTGGGGATGGAGGACGCGCCGAAGCTGCGCGCGCTGAGCCGGCGCATCCGCGAGGTGTCGGAGACCTACGGCCTGCCCCTGGCCCCCGACCGGGTGGTGGGGGACCTATCCGCGGGGGAACGCCAGCGGGTCGAGATCATCCGCTGCCTGCTGCAGGAGCCGCGGCTGCTGATCATGGATGAACCGACCAGCGTGCTGACCCCGCAGGAGGTCGAGATCCTGTTCAAGACGTTGCGCAAGCTGAGCGCGGAAGGCACCGCGATCCTGTATATCTCGCACAAGCTGGAGGAGATCCGCGCGCTGTGTGACAGTGCCACGATCCTGCGGCTGGGCAAGGTGGTGGGCCATTGCACCCCGTCGGAGACCTCGGCCCGCGACATGGCGGAGATGATGGTGGGCACGGTGCTGAAGACACCGACGCGGGCGGGCAAGGCACCGGGCGAGGTGGTGCTGAAGCTTGACCGGCTGTCGGCGAAATCGCCCAGCGCCTTTGGCATGCCGCTGCGCGAGATCAGCCTGGAGGTGCGCACGGGCGAGGTGCTGGGCATCGGCGGGGTTGCGGGCAACGGTCAGGACGAGCTGCTGGCCGCCCTGTCGGGCGAGACCCTGAGCGCGCCCGGCATGATCGCGTTTCAGGGCCGCGACATCGGCGTGCTGGGGCCGACGCCGCGCCGGGCCATGGGTGTTCTGACCGCCCCCGAGGAACGGCTGGGCCATGCGGCGGTGCCGGACATGTCCCTGACGGAGAACGCCATGCTCACCGGGGCGGCGCGGGAGAGCCTCGACCGGGGCGGATTGCTGGACTGGGGCGCCGCGCGCAGCTTTGCCGAGCGCATCATCGGCACCTTCGATGTGCGCACGCCGGGGCCGGGCAACGCGGCACGGTCCCTGTCGGGGGGGAACCTGCAGAAGTTCGTGATCGGTCGCGAGGTGTTGCAGCGGCCCGACCTGCTGGTGGTGAACCAGCCCACCTGGGGGGTCGATGCCTCTGCCGCCGCGGCCATCCGGCAGGCGCTGCTGGATCTTGCCGAGAAGGGCGCGGCGATCGTGGTGATCAGCCAGGACCTGGATGAGTTGATGGAGATCTCGGACCGGTTCGCGGCGCTGAACGAGGGCCGCCTGTCGCCGCCGCGTCCGGCGCAGGGGCTGACGGTTGAAGAGATCGGCCTGATGATGGGCGGCGCGCACGGGATGGAGGTGGCGCATGTCTGA